The following is a genomic window from Procambarus clarkii isolate CNS0578487 chromosome 52, FALCON_Pclarkii_2.0, whole genome shotgun sequence.
atttctatgattactgtttgaagctcctgaaggtcaatcttttggcggtgtagggttttccgtaaagaccgtttcaccgtaccaaccatccgttcatagaagcctccatgccatggtgctctgggaggtatgaatttccaatagcactgccgttgagttagggctgtgcgtaccttggggtgtgtccagattttcctcaggcatgcttctcctgccaccaagttggacccattgtctgaaatcattaacttgggacaagatctacgtgaagcaaacctgcggaaagcctgtaagaatgcttcggcactcatatcgggagtcacttctagatggactgcccttgttgtggcacaagtaaaaagacagatataggcctttactggtttcttgtctttagtgcctgtcagtgttagtgctcctgtgaaatctactcctgttgtctcaaaaggatgaatatgtacgactcgttccttcggaagtggaggagggccaggatatggacacactctggcatcgtatctccggcatacaacacaggatttgattatggattttactgtctgtctaccttggggtagccagtagtgttgtcttaattctgtgagagtatctaataccccaccatgcagagtgcagtatttgtgtatatgtaacacaattagtttgcttactatgtggtgacgagggagcaatattggattttttgcttccagatctatgtcagcatgttgtaagcgtcctccgcatcttatcaagttataattgtcagtgtctaaccagagacccagatcatgttgtagcttcttaggaacattgtcaatttctgtcccgaatgtgtcggtctgagctcttttaacccagtaccttaaggcactagggaaattatgcttgattcctattttctttagaaaatcaaacactacttgggtgacacctacaagtttgttcagttcagagtaccgagcaggatcaattaccaaagtccgaggtagttccgggttctcagtgggaacagtgacattggtcacaatgacttgtggcttttgtttaggccactggtcgctgattagccactgaggtccattgaaccacatctctgcctttgttaattgccgtaaagtcaggcctcgggagagatagtcagctggattctctttagtaggtacatatcttagtttataccctgctgacaactctcgtatttccttaacgcggttactcacgtaaggattcttactgttattgtttttaacccactgtagcactgcctcattatctgaccatactactgtttctgtaaagtggatgtggcttaaggccttgatcagataatgagccaatcttacacctagcagtaaggctgttaattccagttgtggcagtgatcttttctttaaaggtgccactctggcctttgatgtgagcaaattggcttgcccatttgagaccaggtaagctactgtaccataagcctttcctgaggcatcacaaaatacatgcaacttaattggttccttttcacttactgttgtgttcctagggaacttgacagactctaggatgcttaaatctttcactaacccttgccatttttcttgtagggcaggtgttagtagatcatcccagcctatcttttgttgccaacattcctgtattatcatcttcccattaattagtattggacttaataagcctaatgggtcgaagggtttgctgacttgtgatagcaatttcctcattgttaagttagtggtatctgtttccactgacttgattgtcaactgatcggttgtcgtgttccattggacacctagaacctttgtcatctcgggtacttggtagtcgggaaattcagttgtgatcagttgttttaatttgtcattgttagagacccaagactggagaggcatattggctcccattaattctcgattggcctcatggtatatgtccaacagcttactttcactgttggctgttccttgaaagttatccacatacaggttttcgctaatttctgtcttgttcgggctattggacttcttcaagtgcgtatccaaggtagcttgaagcagaaatggtgagctcgtggctccgaacaaaacagacgcaaacctataagtgattatttcactgtttggatcattaggatccttaatccataggaactttgtgtagttccggtcttcttcttgaagacctaccctaaggaatgccttgctaatgtcggccgtatatgcataagtccctatacgaaactttaacagcacgtcataaagcctttgtgttaggcttgggcctgtttgaaggcagtcatttaacgaaacactattctgccccatcttagcactgcaattaaatactatccgtagtggggtagtcgcagaatccttctgaacatggtggtgtggcagataatgtccttcctttgggttatcatttgttacaacttcgataaatttgtcatcgagctgcttctgtattatttcatggtacaacttcaagttctcaggttgtctttgtaaacgtaacacctgtgatcttaattgattttgtgccatgaagtagttgatgggtagctgagggtgattcagcttccatggtaacctgacccagtactgattatctttgtagataactgagtctaggtattgtttataagtccagtcatcatctggactaggttgttcagggacaatgccgagagttgccaggtcccataacttatatactgggggatcaagctcatcctcggaaatgtctctgagttgcagtggagactgttctcctagtcatgcaaccattactgtgttggcaagttggtgatccacaggtgcgggttgttttagccgtaatactgggcctgttagtaaatagccacctgcagatggtaacacgttcataccgtggtaatcttcctttcctatgataaacttatggtagacatctgatcccataaggattccaatatcggaaaggttgtccgaagtaatgttatcagccaaaggaattcccttttcttctaggaatttggctgttgttcctagaccttctatatacaggtctgttggaaatctatctactactagtgctggtacctttcgtacataacctcctagtcgtactgtgggtcgtactaccccgtaagttcgggctcctgagttagtcaggaatccttttatgtttatccgtgtctcctctacaggtgtaagtttcagtttatctaccaactccttggatataaaggtcagttgggacccctgatcaaataatccacgtacggtggctttattctttccatttctaatgatcaatcgtgcagtaggtagagctgatttatggttagacctggttgtgaagacacttatgtcaggtaacacagtacaaagttttactgatgctgtagctccttcctcctcttgtggcttgggagactttatacttgtgtccccacaaagtgcagtatggtgttgacccttatggcacttagtgcagatgcgcattgctgttgtgcaattgtcgggatgatgttcccttatacacttgctacatctatataactccttgagtcgttttatgcgtgttgcacgatcagggtagcgtctgcaattgtacatggaatgtgattgctcacaaaacacacatggtttccagacattaacagtatcttgaggagtcaccgtcTTGGGTGATGCGTTGACTGTAGGTTTGGaaggaccaactgcatatgttcctacactgccctgattccactttgtggagggggaagatgttttagctttgtttggagcactgtttgtactctgttgtttactattagtagcagATGTGGGTTTAGATGGTTTTTcttctggattaactctttctcgttctatgatggtttgtaaaccctttgtaatctcatttacagtcaaggatgacttacctactaatacaaacaacttatccagcatgtccctgggtaatttccgtgtcatgtggacttgtattatccagtctgactcatccaggttcactttatttttaagtgccttgagtatggactcaagctccaatctgaaggtttggagtgagactgcagtattatttggaggtttaatgtctaacagtctctgtgttagaattctgatagtcctttcaggtttagcgtaattatctttcaggagttgcactgcattgtcataatcatcatctgtgtgatttagattacagactacctgatacgcttcatccttcaagacactctgtaagtatgtaaactttgttgtttttggcacattagcattagaatccacagaatcgacaaatttgctccagaaaccgtcccaactctcgtcttctcttccagaaaaagttggtaaactaagtgatggcaatttgacttctggtgctgtctgtttctgggaagttgtggttacaatatttatattagctttatgggcatgtatgatatcatcaaagtattgcaactgtgtaaacattgtatcctcataatcggaatgttcttgtataacatcttgcaatgtttctccaccaacactggtattctgaagtaaaacttgatattctttcatttgttgcaaca
Proteins encoded in this region:
- the LOC138352091 gene encoding uncharacterized protein: MAQNQLRSQVLRLQRQPENLKLYHEIIQKQLDDKFIEVVTNDNPKEGHYLPHHHVQKDSATTPLRIVFNCSAKMGQNSVSLNDCLQTGPSLTQRLYDVLLKFRIGTYAYTADISKAFLRVGLQEEDRNYTKFLWIKDPNDPNSEIITYRFASVLFGATSSPFLLQATLDTHLKKSNSPNKTEISENLYVDNFQGTANSESKLLDIYHEANRELMGANMPLQSWVSNNDKLKQLITTEFPDYQVPEMTKVLGVQWNTTTDQLTIKSVETDTTNLTMRKLLSQVSKPFDPLGLLSPILINGKMIIQECWQQKIGWDDLLTPALQEKWQGLVKDLSILESVKFPRNTTVSEKEPIKLHVFCDASGKAYGTVAYLVSNGQANLLTSKARVAPLKKRSLPQLELTALLLGVRLAHYLIKALSHIHFTETVVWSDNEAVLQWVKNNNSKNPYVSNRVKEIRELSAGYKLRYVPTKENPADYLSRGLTLRQLTKAEMWFNGPQWLISDQWPKQKPQVIVTNVTVPTENPELPRTLVIDPARYSELNKLVGVTQVVFDFLKKIGIKHNFPSALRYWVKRAQTDTFGTEIDNVPKKLQHDLGLWLDTDNYNLIRCGGRLQHADIDLEAKNPILLPRHHIVSKLIVLHIHKYCTLHGGVLDTLTELRQHYWLPQGRQTVKSIIKSCVVCRRYDARVCPYPGPPPLPKERVVHIHPFETTGVDFTGALTLTGTKDKKPVKAYICLFTCATTRAVHLEVTPDMSAEAFLQAFRRFASRRSCPKLMISDNGSNLVAGEACLRKIWTHPKVRTALTQRQCYWKFIPPRAPWHGGFYERMVGTVKRSLRKTLHRQKIDLQELQTVIIEIEARVNNRPLTYLSDDALQREPLSPAHLMYGRPLKTLVSLTDEEPEDPSYVKESDLVQRFKHLSGVISRWNDVWTREYLTALREYHYGANSPYNRINLNPGDIVLVDSDGPRSEWPIGEIVSVHPDSQGILRIVKVKCKGNTTLKTLEKLVPLELARKEDVQRLPAPDTPVRDIRPQRTAAQQCKLKLKQHYNSEGEE